Within the Thermosynechococcaceae cyanobacterium Okahandja genome, the region ACCTGAGCGATCGCGACCTCGCCATTATTTGTAGTTCCCATCAGGGACGGATTGAGCAGGTGCGGCAGGTGTTTAATATCCTCTGGCGCAGTGACGTGGATCCCACCGCCTTACAATGCCCGGTGCCCCCGGGACGGCAGGGGGCGCTCCAGCACAACTGCTCGGGCAAGCACGCAGGCATGTTAGCGGTATGTCAGCAGCGGAACTGGCCCCTTGCCAGCTACTTGCACAAAAACCATCCCGTCCAGACCTTGATCTTAAGTAAGGTCGCCGAACTTCTGAAAATGCCGGCGGCGGAATTTATCTACGCCCACGATGACTGCGGTGCCCCCACCTACCTCATGCAGTTGGTGCAGATGGCCACCCTCTACGGCCAGTTGGCCTCCGGTAATGATTGGGCCATGGAGCGGGTGGTGCGAGCCATGACCCACCATCCCGACTTTGTTGCCGGTGCCGGGCAATTTGACAGCGAACTGATGCGCCTAACGGCAGGAGAGGTGCTGAGCAAGTCCGGAGCCGAAGGGATCCAGTGCCTTGGCCGGGTGGGTGAGGGGATGGGGCTAGCCATTAAAGTTAGCGATGGTGCCAAACGGGCTAAGTACGCGGTCGCCATTCAATTGCTCAAACAACTGGGCTGGATTAGCCCCAGCGTGGCGGAAGCCTTGGGCGAGCAGTTCCTCACACCCAACCAATTTACCCGCCTTGAGGTGAATGGCGAGCTAACCTTTGCCTAGGGAGGTGCCACGATGGCTCAACTGAAAATCATTGTCCTTGACGATGATCCCACCGGCTCCCAGACGGTTCATAGTTGCCTGCTGTTGACCCGCTGGGATGTGGATACCCTATGTCAGGGACTCAGCGATCGCGCCCCAATCTTTTTTATCCTGACGAATACCCGCGCCCTACCGGCGGCGGCGGCAGCGGATGTGACCCGCAGCGTGTGCCGTCACCTGAAGCAAGCCCTCGCGATCACCGGCATCAGTGACTATATTGTGGTCAGCCGTTCGGACTCGACCCTGCGTGGCCACTATCCCCTTGAAACGGATGTGATTGCGGCGGAGTTAGGCCCCTTTGATGCCCATTTTCTGGTGCCCGCCTTCCTAGAGGGGGGGCGTATTACCCGCAACAGTCAGCACTTTCTGGTGGTGGAGGGGCAGCCGGTGCCCGTGCATGAAACCGAGTTTGCCCGCGATTCAGTGTTTGGCTACCGCCATAGTTACCTACCAGACTATGTGGCGGAAAAAACCGCCGGCCAGATTCCCGCGGCTGCGGTGGAGCGTATTTTACTGCCCGATATTCGCAGTCCTGAACTGGTCGAACGTTTAGCCCAGTTGAGGGGCAATGCCTGTGCCGTTGTGGATGCCGAAACCCAAGCGGATCTAGATCAGTTTGCTGCTGTGGTGCGCGAGCTAGCCAGCAAGGGCAAGCGGTTTTTATTCCGCAGTGCCGCTAGTTTGCTCACGGCCTTGGCGCAGTTGCCACCGCAGCCGACACCCGCGGAAGCCATGGCCACCTATTGTCGTCCCGGGCGGTGTGGGGTGGTGCTGGTAGGATCCCACGTGCGTAAGACCACCGAGCAGTTAGAGGTGTTGCTGCAAGCGCCAGACCTTGCGCCCCTTGAGGTGCCCGTTGCGCCACTAACCGAGAGTGCCGCCGCCGAAGCGGAGATCATTGCCACCACCTTGGCAGCAGTTGAGGGTGCCATGGCTGCGGCTAAAACTCCCG harbors:
- a CDS encoding asparaginase codes for the protein MAKRTQSPALEVCLLREGIVESTHHAHGVVCDARGRILALAGNAETAAFIRSALKPLQALAVTTTGTMERFDLSDRDLAIICSSHQGRIEQVRQVFNILWRSDVDPTALQCPVPPGRQGALQHNCSGKHAGMLAVCQQRNWPLASYLHKNHPVQTLILSKVAELLKMPAAEFIYAHDDCGAPTYLMQLVQMATLYGQLASGNDWAMERVVRAMTHHPDFVAGAGQFDSELMRLTAGEVLSKSGAEGIQCLGRVGEGMGLAIKVSDGAKRAKYAVAIQLLKQLGWISPSVAEALGEQFLTPNQFTRLEVNGELTFA
- a CDS encoding four-carbon acid sugar kinase family protein, whose protein sequence is MAQLKIIVLDDDPTGSQTVHSCLLLTRWDVDTLCQGLSDRAPIFFILTNTRALPAAAAADVTRSVCRHLKQALAITGISDYIVVSRSDSTLRGHYPLETDVIAAELGPFDAHFLVPAFLEGGRITRNSQHFLVVEGQPVPVHETEFARDSVFGYRHSYLPDYVAEKTAGQIPAAAVERILLPDIRSPELVERLAQLRGNACAVVDAETQADLDQFAAVVRELASKGKRFLFRSAASLLTALAQLPPQPTPAEAMATYCRPGRCGVVLVGSHVRKTTEQLEVLLQAPDLAPLEVPVAPLTESAAAEAEIIATTLAAVEGAMAAAKTPVIYTSRQELTFADAATRLGFGQRVSEVLMAIVQGLPADLRYLISKGGITSNDVLSKGLALPTVRLLGQILPGCSVVRTSADHPRFPELPVVLFPGNVGDRHALATVYRRLSCANR